The proteins below come from a single Lepidochelys kempii isolate rLepKem1 chromosome 20, rLepKem1.hap2, whole genome shotgun sequence genomic window:
- the LOC140900835 gene encoding A.superbus venom factor 1-like — translation MGGSALYLVAVFAFYFPAVSHSQLYSLITPNVLRVESEETVMVEAHGLNAPITVTVTVQDFPHKKHVLYQVRTDLNPVNGMMGTAIIKVPTKEIKKDSRQNQYVVVQAKFPQQTLEKVVLVHFHSGYIFIQTDKTIYTPGSTVLYRIFTVGHKLEPVTKTVIVEFETPESIIVKQIPISAPLKSGIFSLNHNLPEIVSLGTWKITARYEDSPQQTFSAQFDVKEYVLPSFEVILEPAEKFLYIDGNEDFRVSITARYLYGKKLDGTAFVLFGVKMDDEKKSIPQSLKRISIEDGDGEAILTRQMLQARFANLHELVGHSLYISVTVLTESGSDMVEAENTGIKIVTSPYQIHFTKTPKYFKPGMPFELMVYVTNPDGSPAPRVQVQAEGFQSAGSTQGDGTAKLIINMPGNKQQVPITVKTAHPNLPANRQASKSMVAEAYQSQAASENYLHLAVTASELKPGDNLPVNFHLKSKNPVVLKQVQYFTYIILNKGKISHVGRQARQEGQNLVTMSLPITPDLIPSFRIVAYYQVGNSEIVADSVWLDIKDTCMGTLVVKGATNEDRRIHEPGTPMKLKLEGDHRAYVGLVAVDKGVYVLNKKHKITQSKIWDSVEKSDIGCTAGSGKNNLGVFTDAGLALETSNRISTAQRTDPECPQPAKRRRRSVQLIEYKAIKTAEYHDRKLKKCCEDGMYENPMGHTCEKRVGYILDTDECKKTFLDCCNHIKTIRDKMQRELHLELARSDLDEDFMSDEDITSRSQFPESWLWQVEQLTERPNELGISSRTVPIFLKDSITTWEVLAVSLSETKGLCVADPYEITVMKDFFIDLRLPYSVVRNEQVEIRAILYNYRDRTIKVRLELLYNPVFCSASTSKAKYRQILDIKAKSSLAVPLVIVPLQLGSHDIEVKAAVWGSFVSDGVKKKLKVVPEGMRMTKTVTSVVLDPSEKGVGGVQEERVKAAEIEDIVPDTESETKVSIQGNPVTIIVENSIDGANLKHLIVTPSGCGEQNMIGMTPPVIATIYLDSTEQWEKIGVERRAEAIKLVMQGYTQQMVYKKPDFSYAAFKNRPASTWLTAYVAKVFAMAKKLVPIENQVICGAVKWLILEKQKPDGVFQEDAPVIHGEMVGGYKGAEPDVSLTAFVLIALEEAKDICKDQVNSLEGSIIKAADYLAKGYQSLTRPYTVALASYALAMVGKLNTEKALMKVSKEGNRWEERNARTFNIEGTSYALLALLKMKKYELTGPIVKWLREQNYYGGGYGSTQATIMVFQALAQYQIDVPQHKDLNLDVSILLPRRASPIKYRILHQNALVARTAETKWNEDFTVKAEGTGQGTLTVMTIYNAKVREDESQCKKFDLRVSVEEARGVKKPEGAMRSIYIKICIRFLGVVDATMSIIDVSMLTGFSPDVEDLKRLSQGVDRYISKFEIDKAPSDRGNLMIYLDKVSHREDECLQFKAHQFFEVGLIQPASVTVYDYYTIDDRCTKFYHPSKQSGLFNKLCHGEVCRCAEENCFMQQKIEGPITLNKRMEEACEPGVDYVYKTKLVRTEEVGGSDYYIMEILEIIKAGTDENPQGKTRPFISHIKCRESLRLERNKDYLIWGLSTDLWPRKAELSYIIGKDTWIEKWPNEDECQEPDFQNVCQEFLEFSEAMTMFGCPT, via the exons CTACTCCCTGATCACTCCCAATGTCCTGCGGGTGGAGAGTGAAGAGACGGTCATGGTGGAAGCCCATGGCCTCAATGCCCCAATCACGGTTACAGTCACCGTGCAGGACTTCCCGCATAAGAAACACGTCTTATACCAGGTCCGAACTGACCTCAACCCTGTGAATGGGATGATGGGCACAGCCATAATAAAG GTTCCCACCAAAGAGATAAAGAAAGATTCCAGACAAAACCAGTATGTTGTGGTCCAGGCTAAGTTCCCTCAGCAAACCCTGGAGAAAGTGGTTCTGGTCCATTTCCACAGTGGATACATCTTTATCCAGACAGATAAAACCATCTATACACCTGGGTCTACAG TCCTCTACCGGATCTTCACCGTGGGTCACAAACTAGAACCAGTGACCAAAACAGTGATCGTGGAGTTTGAG ACCCCTGAGTCCATTATTGTCAAGCAGATTCCCATCTCCGCCCCCTTGAAATCAGGCATCTTCTCCCTGAACCACAACTTGCCGGAGATTGTCAG TCTGGGAACCTGGAAGATCACGGCCAGGTATGAAGACTCCCCTCAGCAGACCTTCAGTGCGCAATTTGATGTTAAGGAGTACG TGTTGCCGAGTTTTGAAGTCATATTGGAGCCGGCTGAGAAGTTTTTATACATCGATGGCAATGAAGACTTCAGGGTTTCTATCACTGCGAG GTATCTATATGGGAAAAAACTAGATGGCACTGCTTTTGTCCTCTTTGGGGTGAAGATGGATGATGAGAAGAAGAGTATCCCTCAGTCTCTCAAGAGAATCTCG ATAGAAGACGGAGATGGGGAAGCAATACTGACGAGACAGATGCTGCAGGCTCGGTTTGCCAACCTGCATGAACTGGTTGGCCATTCGCTCTACATCTCTGTCACCGTTTTGACAGAATCTG GCAGCGACATGGTAGAAGCGGAGAACACCGGAATTAAAATTGTGACATCTCCCTATCAGATCCACTTCACAAAAACACCCAAGTACTTCAAGCCGGGGATGCCCTTTGAACTCATG GTCTACGTCACAAACCCCGATGGCTCCCCAGCCCCTCGTGTCCAAGTACAGGCCGAAGGATTCCAGTCGGCTGGGTCGACCCAGGGTGATGGAACTGCCAAGCTGATTATAAACATGCCTGGGAATAAGCAGCAGGTTCCCATCACG GTAAAAACTGCCCATCCCAACCTCCCAGCAAACCGCCAGGCTTCTAAGTCCATGGTGGCTGAAGCCTATCAGTCCCAAGCAGCGTCTGAAAACTATCTCCATCTGGCGGTGACGGCTTCTGAGCTCAAACCGGGAGACAACTTACCTGTGAATTTCCACCTGAAGAGCAAAAATCCAGTTGTTCTGAAGCAGGTCCAATATTTCACCTACATA ATCCTGAATAAAGGGAAGATCAGTCATGTAGGGAGACAGGCCAGGCAGGAGGGACAAAATCTGGTGACCATGTCCCTGCCCATCACTCCAGACCTCATCCCTTCATTCCGCATCGTGGCTTACTACCAAGTAGGAAATTCGGAGATTGTAGCAGACTCCGTCTGGCTGGACATCAAGGACACTTGCATGGGAACG CTTGTGGTGAAAGGAGCCACCAACGAAGACAGGAGAATCCATGAGCCGGGAACTCCAATGAAACTCAAGCTGGAAGGAGACCACAGAGCTTATGTCGGCCTGGTGGCCGTGGACAAAGGAGTCTACGTTCtgaacaaaaaacacaaaattaCACAATCTAAG ATCTGGGACTCTGTGGAGAAGAGTGACATTGGCTGTACGGCTGGCAGTGGAAAGAACAATCTGGGGGTATTTACGGATGCTGGACTGGCCCTGGAGACGAGCAATAGGATTTCCACAGCCCAGAGAACAG ATCCAGAGTGTCCCCAGCCAGCAAAACGCCGGCGTCGCTCCGTTCAGCTCATTGAGTATAAGGCAATCAAAA CGGCAGAGTACCATGATCGGAAGCTGAAGAAATGCTGCGAAGACGGGATGTACGAGAACCCCATGGGGCACACCTGCGAGAAGCGAGTTGGGTACATCCTGGATACGGATGAATGCAAGAAGACTTTCCTTGACTGCTGCAATCATATCAAGACCATACGGGACAAGATGCAACGGGAGCTCCACCTGGAACTTGCAAGAA GTGACTTGGATGAAGATTTCATGTCTGACGAAGATATCACCTCAAGGAGCCAGTTTCCAGAGAGCTGGCTGTGGCAAGTAGAGCAGCTGACTGAGCGACCAAATGAACTGGG AATTTCTTCCAGGACAGTGCCTATTTTCCTGAAGGATTCCATCACCACCTGGGAAGTCCTGGCTGTGAGCCTTTCAGAGACCAAAG GGCTCTGTGTGGCTGACCCCTATGAGATAACAGTAATGAAAGATTTTTTCATCGACCTCCGGCTGCCCTACTCTGTAGTGAGGAATGAGCAAGTGGAAATCCGAGCTATTCTCTACAACTATCGGGACCGAACAATTAAG GTCCGGCTAGAGCTGCTGTACAACCCAGTTTTCTGCAGCGCATCCACTTCCAAGGCTAAATACCGGCAGATCCTTGACATCAAAGCCAAGTCCTCCCTGGCCGTGCCATTAGTGATTGTCCCGTTGCAGCTGGGATCTCATGACATTGAGGTCAAGGCAGCGGTGTGGGGCAGTTTTGTGTCTGATGGTGTGAAGAAGAAACTGAAGGTTGTG CCTGAAGGGATGAGGATGACCAAAACAGTTACATCTGTCGTATTGGATCCATCTGAGAAAGGAGTAG GGGGAGTCCAGGAAGAGAGGGTGAAAGCGGCAGAGATAGAGGACATTGTTCCAGACACAGAATCGGAGACCAAAGTCAGCATCCAAG GAAACCCCGTGACAATCATTGTTGAAAACTCCATCGACGGGGCCAACCTGAAGCACCTCATTGTGACGCCGTCTGGCTGCGGGGAACAGAACATGATCGGCATGACCCCCCCCGTCATCGCCACCATCTACCTGGACAGCACCGAGCAGTGGGAAAAGATCGGAGTGGAACGCAGGGCAGAAGCCATCAAGTTGGTCATGCAAG GTTACACGCAGCAGATGGTTTACAAAAAACCCGACTTCTCATACGCCGCTTTCAAAAACCGGCCAGCAAGCACTTG GCTGACGGCGTACGTGGCAAAGGTCTTTGCTATGGCTAAGAAACTGGTGCCCATTGAAAACCAAGTTATCTGCGGGGCGGTGAAATGGCTGATCCTGGAAAAGCAGAAACCAGATGGGGTCTTCCAAGAAGATGCCCCCGTAATCCACGGAGAGATGGTT GGAGGGTACAAGGGTGCTGAGCCTGATGTCTCTTTAACGGCTTTCGTGCTGATTGCATTGGAAGAGGCAAAGGACATTTGCAAGGATCAAGTCAAT AGTTTGGAAGGCAGCATCATCAAAGCCGCTGACTACTTAGCCAAAGGGTACCAGTCTCTAACCAGACCTTACACTGTGGCTCTTGCGTCCTATGCCTTAGCGATGGTGGGGAAACTGAACACCGAGAAGGCACTCATGAAAGTTTCGAAAG AGGGAAATCGCTGGGAAGAGCGGAACGCCCGCACCTTCAACATTGAGGGCACCTCGTACGCCTTGCTGGCCTTGCTGAAAATGAAGAAGTATGAGTTGACCGGTCCCATAGTCAAATGGCTGAGAGAGCAGAACTACTACGGAGGGGGATATGGATCTACCCAA GCTACCATCATGGTGTTCCAGGCTCTTGCGCAGTACCAGATAGACGTTCCGCAGCACAAAGACCTGAATTTGGACGTTTCTATTCTCCTGCCACGCCGTGCTAGTCCGATAAAGTACAGAATCTTACATCAGAATGCTCTGGTGGCCAGAACAGCAGAG ACCAAATGGAATGAAGACTTCACTGTGAAGGCAGAAGGAACTGGACAAGGGACCTTAACCGTAATGACGATTTATAACGCAAAAGTACGGGAGGATGAATCTCAATGTAAGAAGTTTGACCTGAGGGTATCGGTCGAAGAAGCCCGGGGTG TTAAGAAGCCGGAAGGAGCAATGCGTTCAATCTATATTAAAATCTGCATCAG GTTCCTCGGAGTGGTTGATGCCACAATGTCCATCATCGATGTCTCCATGCTCACTGGCTTCTCACCAGACGTGGAGGATCTTAAGAGA CTTTCCCAAGGGGTCGACAGATACATTTCCAAGTTTGAAATCGACAAAGCCCCATCCGATAGAGGAAACCTCATGATCTACCTGGACAAG gtttcgCACAGAGAGGATGAATGCCTGCAGTTTAAAGCTCACCAGTTTTTCGAAGTTGGTCTCATTCAGCCGGCATCCGTCACAGTCTACGACTATTACACCATAG ATGACCGGTGCACTAAGTTCTACCACCCGTCTAAGCAGAGCGGGCTCTTCAATAAGCTCTGTCACGGGGAAGTCTGCCGGTGTGCAGAAG AAAACTGCTTCATGCAGCAGAAGATAGAGGGTCCCATCACATTGAACAAACGAATGGAGGAAGCCTGCGAACCTGGAGTGGATTATG